A genomic region of Microbacterium schleiferi contains the following coding sequences:
- a CDS encoding DUF4012 domain-containing protein, with the protein MHDDAATPEDTAPEGSGDDEITAAPGRDESSTAAPGRDETDTAEPGRDEDNTAAPGRDESSTELAATRRAVDAEKSRRARARSRHRRERTAGIVAASVLGAFLLLGVAGVAWIGIRGALAYGHVADAQRAAENLAGSLTDPAAAAEAVPGMTADTSAARALTSDPVWNAAEHLPWVGPQLSATATVIAAVDDVAATALEPLAQAASGFSLDTLRPQGGAFDVAAIASLTDVATTATDSLAAASASVDAIDTTQLLPALAAPVTEVSDLLTNGLTAADALRRTAQLLPLALGGEGPRNYLVMFQNNAEWRSLGGIVGAMAMIHTDGGRMDLVDQGSSSDFTRYPDPVLPLSDEVLGIFVDKPGVYIQNVTQIPDYTVDGPLAREMWLRETGVAVDGVLALDPVTLSYLLEATGPITLPTGEQLTSENAIPLLLNDVYLRYPEPRDQDAFFAATAAVVFQTIADGAADPATLIQALARAGSERRLFMWSADPAEQAILDGTTIQGGLSVTDDTRTQFGVYLNDGTGSKMDYYTEATASVGWCAASTAFTENLRPGEYLREDPLATVSVTLQSTAPADAATSLPEYITGGGSHGVPPGVTRTIAYLYLPTGSEVVSSVAGDDKAATVFGTGTHDGRDVLIWETFLDPGESATATIQVRTPQTPVLETLMTPTIGGSGLVAARACPIPTAANEG; encoded by the coding sequence ATGCATGATGACGCGGCGACACCCGAGGACACCGCACCCGAGGGTTCTGGCGATGACGAGATCACCGCCGCGCCTGGGCGCGACGAGTCCAGCACCGCCGCGCCAGGGCGCGACGAGACAGACACCGCCGAGCCAGGGCGCGACGAAGACAACACCGCCGCGCCTGGGCGCGACGAGTCCAGCACCGAGCTCGCTGCCACCCGGCGGGCCGTGGATGCCGAAAAGTCCCGACGGGCCCGGGCCCGCTCGCGCCACCGCCGCGAGCGCACGGCGGGGATCGTCGCCGCGTCAGTCCTCGGCGCCTTCCTCCTCCTCGGCGTCGCCGGCGTCGCCTGGATCGGCATCCGTGGCGCGCTCGCCTACGGACATGTCGCCGACGCACAGCGCGCGGCCGAGAATCTCGCGGGTTCCCTGACCGACCCGGCCGCGGCGGCCGAAGCCGTGCCGGGCATGACCGCAGATACCTCCGCTGCTCGCGCCCTCACCTCCGACCCGGTCTGGAACGCCGCCGAGCACCTGCCCTGGGTCGGGCCGCAACTGTCCGCAACCGCCACCGTCATCGCGGCCGTCGACGACGTCGCCGCGACTGCGCTCGAGCCGCTCGCGCAGGCAGCCTCCGGGTTCTCGCTCGATACCCTCCGACCGCAGGGCGGGGCTTTCGATGTCGCCGCCATCGCGAGCCTCACGGATGTCGCGACCACCGCAACCGACAGTCTTGCGGCAGCCTCGGCATCCGTCGACGCGATCGACACGACCCAGCTGCTCCCGGCGCTCGCCGCCCCCGTCACCGAGGTCAGCGACCTGCTGACGAACGGACTCACCGCGGCCGACGCCCTGCGCCGCACCGCCCAGCTGCTCCCCCTCGCCCTCGGCGGCGAGGGTCCGCGGAACTACCTCGTCATGTTCCAGAACAACGCGGAGTGGCGATCCCTCGGCGGCATCGTCGGCGCGATGGCGATGATCCACACCGATGGCGGCCGCATGGATCTTGTCGATCAGGGTTCGTCGTCAGATTTCACCCGCTACCCCGACCCTGTCCTGCCGCTGTCGGATGAGGTCCTCGGCATCTTCGTCGACAAGCCCGGCGTCTACATCCAGAACGTGACGCAGATCCCCGACTACACGGTCGACGGGCCGCTCGCCCGAGAGATGTGGCTGCGTGAGACCGGGGTCGCCGTCGACGGCGTCCTCGCCCTCGACCCGGTGACCCTGTCGTACCTTCTCGAGGCGACCGGCCCGATCACCCTCCCCACCGGCGAGCAACTCACGAGCGAGAACGCCATCCCGCTGCTTTTGAACGACGTCTACCTCCGCTACCCGGAGCCGCGCGACCAGGATGCGTTCTTCGCGGCGACCGCCGCTGTCGTCTTCCAGACCATCGCCGATGGTGCTGCCGACCCGGCCACCCTGATCCAGGCTCTGGCCCGAGCGGGAAGTGAGCGCCGACTGTTCATGTGGAGCGCCGACCCGGCCGAGCAAGCGATTCTCGACGGGACGACCATTCAGGGCGGCCTGTCGGTTACCGACGACACTCGCACCCAGTTCGGCGTCTACCTGAACGACGGCACGGGGTCCAAGATGGATTACTACACCGAAGCGACGGCGTCAGTCGGGTGGTGTGCTGCGAGCACCGCCTTCACCGAGAACCTCCGACCGGGCGAGTATCTTCGCGAAGATCCCCTTGCCACGGTGTCTGTCACCCTCCAGAGCACCGCCCCGGCCGATGCCGCCACCAGCCTTCCCGAGTACATCACGGGAGGAGGAAGCCATGGTGTGCCACCCGGGGTCACGAGAACCATCGCCTACCTCTATCTCCCGACCGGGTCCGAGGTGGTCTCGAGCGTCGCCGGTGACGACAAAGCGGCAACAGTGTTCGGAACCGGCACCCACGACGGTCGTGACGTGCTGATCTGGGAGACCTTCCTCGACCCCGGAGAATCGGCGACCGCGACGATCCAGGTACGCACACCCCAGACTCCAGTCCTCGAAACGCTCATGACGCCGACGATCGGTGGCAGCGGCCTCGTGGCCGCCCGCGCCTGCCCGATTCCGACGGCCGCCAACGAGGGATAA
- a CDS encoding type II toxin-antitoxin system HipA family toxin gives MVTPSATTQRVWVDAAATPDAAPGPIGWMDVVTVAEKAVGVTFAYDPAYRARPDAYAVSPELPVKAGSRDLGSMPGAFVDASADSWGQKLIRRQLRAGGVTMLSDVDALLGISDEARTGAFRFRQQTDAGAGTTYLAERAARVPVTLDLRDLRAAADRTRAGKTSSEDAIAELLDAGTAVLGGARPKALVRRKGRALLAKFPAPDDEHDAIRWEAVSLHLAHAAGLATSRVRTVEIGKHAVLVVDRFDRVGKADAAAQDLPTGGAGELRIPYWSARTATGDGRDYLDVARVILEMKAPRDVVRAQLRDLWRRVAFAVAVHCTDDHLRNLGFLRRDAAWRLCPVFDIEPDPVQERPRSTAIVGVVDPDDAPAALVAFAGELGIKRSSWQRSLTQVLAAVESWPEVARRVGLAESEFAAMDAAIGHRRDGLRALLG, from the coding sequence ATGGTGACGCCGAGCGCGACGACCCAGCGTGTCTGGGTGGACGCGGCGGCGACCCCGGATGCCGCGCCCGGACCCATCGGCTGGATGGATGTCGTGACCGTGGCCGAGAAGGCCGTCGGCGTGACGTTCGCGTATGACCCCGCTTATCGCGCGCGGCCCGACGCGTATGCGGTCTCGCCCGAGCTGCCGGTGAAGGCGGGCTCCCGAGACCTCGGGTCGATGCCCGGTGCGTTCGTGGATGCCAGCGCTGACTCGTGGGGTCAGAAGCTGATCCGTCGTCAGCTGCGAGCCGGCGGCGTCACGATGCTCTCGGACGTCGATGCGTTGCTGGGTATCTCGGACGAGGCGCGGACGGGGGCGTTCCGCTTCCGTCAGCAGACGGATGCCGGCGCGGGAACGACGTATCTGGCCGAGCGTGCGGCGCGCGTTCCGGTCACGCTCGACCTGCGGGACCTGCGGGCAGCCGCCGATCGGACGCGCGCGGGCAAGACCTCGAGCGAGGATGCGATCGCCGAGCTGCTGGATGCCGGGACGGCGGTTCTCGGCGGTGCTCGACCGAAAGCGCTCGTACGGCGGAAGGGGCGGGCCCTGCTCGCGAAATTCCCTGCGCCCGATGACGAACACGACGCGATCCGGTGGGAGGCGGTGTCCCTGCACCTGGCTCACGCCGCCGGTCTTGCCACCTCCCGGGTGCGCACGGTCGAGATTGGGAAGCACGCGGTGCTCGTGGTCGATCGGTTTGATCGCGTCGGCAAGGCTGATGCTGCGGCGCAGGATCTGCCGACCGGTGGTGCCGGCGAGCTGCGCATCCCGTACTGGTCGGCGCGCACCGCGACCGGTGACGGGCGGGACTACCTGGATGTCGCGCGGGTGATCCTGGAGATGAAGGCGCCCCGCGACGTCGTGCGGGCGCAGCTGCGGGACCTGTGGCGTCGCGTCGCGTTCGCCGTTGCCGTGCACTGCACCGACGACCACCTTCGCAACCTGGGCTTCCTCCGGCGTGATGCAGCATGGCGGCTGTGCCCGGTGTTCGACATCGAACCCGACCCGGTGCAGGAGCGGCCGCGTTCGACCGCGATCGTCGGGGTCGTCGACCCGGATGACGCACCTGCGGCTCTCGTTGCGTTCGCCGGAGAACTCGGGATCAAGAGATCGTCATGGCAGCGCTCGCTGACGCAGGTGCTCGCGGCGGTGGAGTCGTGGCCGGAGGTCGCCAGGCGGGTGGGGCTCGCCGAGAGCGAGTTCGCGGCCATGGATGCGGCGATCGGTCATCGCCGTGACGGTTTGCGGGCTCTCCTGGGCTGA
- a CDS encoding response regulator transcription factor, with protein sequence MSTDAGVSKTAVIVEDDPQIRHILAETLEAAGFSTVSVGNGIDGVRAVLSYQPLITTLDVNMPGIDGFEAARRIRAQSDTYIIMLTGLEDEADVVLGLGAGADEYIVKPFRPRELRARIEALLRRPRQSPTAAQQPVQAPSGPSFPGARPAIVAQPAVAPGTIPASPQQPFATVDPSGAVTPGDPAQAPGQHPSQAPAGYPAGQQPPSAPPQPGYPAQHPGYPQPGSGQPYYPPTPQGPVDPPGAGGNQQPPGSQLVARTPPGAPMPGPGGHQLSPSTLRHRDLILDPDSRIVLVGNREVELTRTEFELLATLMESKRRVRSKADLTLVLRGESYVTSYFVGDADKRAIEAHMTNLRRKLGDDPNNPRYVETVRGVGYRMTSENVAPPPGQ encoded by the coding sequence ATGAGCACTGACGCGGGGGTGAGCAAGACCGCCGTCATCGTCGAGGATGATCCGCAGATTCGGCACATCCTCGCCGAAACACTCGAGGCGGCCGGATTCTCGACGGTTTCGGTCGGCAACGGCATCGACGGCGTCCGCGCGGTCCTCTCCTACCAGCCGCTGATCACGACTCTCGACGTGAACATGCCCGGCATCGACGGGTTCGAGGCAGCCCGCCGCATCCGTGCCCAGAGCGATACCTACATCATCATGCTCACGGGCCTCGAAGATGAAGCGGATGTCGTCCTGGGCCTCGGCGCCGGAGCCGACGAGTACATCGTCAAGCCCTTCCGTCCGCGGGAACTTCGCGCCCGGATCGAAGCCCTCCTGCGCCGCCCGCGTCAGTCGCCGACTGCCGCACAACAGCCCGTGCAGGCGCCGTCCGGACCATCGTTCCCAGGTGCGCGGCCCGCGATCGTCGCGCAGCCCGCGGTAGCGCCCGGCACCATCCCGGCATCGCCGCAGCAGCCGTTCGCCACCGTCGATCCGAGCGGGGCGGTCACTCCTGGCGACCCCGCCCAGGCCCCGGGCCAACACCCCTCGCAGGCTCCTGCCGGCTACCCCGCAGGGCAGCAGCCGCCCTCGGCTCCGCCGCAGCCTGGATATCCGGCCCAGCACCCCGGCTACCCGCAGCCGGGAAGCGGACAGCCGTACTACCCGCCGACTCCCCAGGGCCCTGTCGACCCGCCGGGTGCCGGAGGTAACCAGCAGCCGCCCGGATCGCAGCTCGTCGCGCGCACACCGCCGGGCGCGCCCATGCCCGGTCCCGGTGGGCACCAACTCAGTCCCAGCACACTGCGCCATCGTGACCTCATCCTCGACCCCGATTCGCGGATCGTGCTGGTCGGGAACCGCGAGGTCGAGCTCACCCGCACGGAGTTCGAGCTGCTGGCGACCCTCATGGAGTCCAAGCGACGCGTGCGCAGCAAGGCCGACCTGACGCTCGTGCTGCGCGGCGAGTCCTACGTCACGTCCTACTTCGTCGGGGATGCCGACAAGCGCGCCATCGAGGCACACATGACGAATCTGCGCCGCAAGCTCGGCGACGACCCGAACAACCCGCGCTACGTCGAGACCGTGCGTGGCGTCGGGTACCGGATGACCTCCGAGAACGTCGCACCGCCGCCCGGCCAGTGA
- a CDS encoding glycoside hydrolase family 6 protein yields the protein MVQPPGRLIGAPGGTYGDDVVDTNLWIKPPGESDGTCNGGPIAGAWWPAAAVELTRNVTLP from the coding sequence GTGGTGCAACCCCCGGGCCGGCTTATCGGCGCACCCGGCGGCACCTACGGCGACGACGTTGTCGACACGAACCTCTGGATCAAGCCGCCCGGTGAGAGCGACGGTACGTGCAACGGCGGACCGATCGCGGGGGCCTGGTGGCCGGCGGCGGCTGTCGAACTCACCCGCAATGTCACCCTCCCCTGA
- a CDS encoding universal stress protein: protein MVVGATSKPGSRRAIDWAVDRAASTGARLELVSVIGGAVGAVGEQEVVQRAVDSEEAFLRGEAAALSARGIEVAVHVTHGNPTKELVEASTDAGLLVIGSDHTGGTDKHRGPHGTRIVAGANCPVVVVPDIDTTGRSGVVVGVDGSEVSHAALAFAAAEASRVAEPLTVVSTWMPVVYTGDIAPYPDMYLTDLQGTTEAFAQSMADDVRKDYPHLEIIVHVDEGDPAAVITDVAASARLAVVGTHGRTGFARFLLGSVSTQVLDHLTTVTAAVR, encoded by the coding sequence ATCGTCGTCGGTGCGACCAGCAAGCCTGGTTCGCGTCGCGCGATCGACTGGGCCGTCGATCGGGCGGCCAGCACAGGCGCTCGCCTGGAACTGGTCTCGGTCATCGGCGGCGCCGTGGGTGCCGTCGGTGAGCAGGAAGTCGTGCAGCGGGCCGTGGACTCCGAGGAGGCCTTTCTTCGCGGCGAAGCGGCGGCGCTGTCGGCCCGCGGGATCGAGGTCGCGGTTCATGTCACGCACGGGAACCCGACGAAGGAGCTTGTCGAGGCGTCGACGGATGCCGGGCTTCTCGTGATCGGCAGCGACCACACCGGTGGCACCGACAAGCACCGCGGGCCGCACGGGACGCGGATCGTCGCGGGCGCGAATTGCCCCGTCGTCGTTGTGCCCGACATCGACACGACGGGGCGCTCCGGGGTTGTCGTCGGCGTCGACGGTTCAGAGGTCTCTCACGCGGCGCTCGCGTTCGCTGCCGCGGAGGCGTCGCGGGTCGCCGAGCCGTTGACGGTGGTATCGACGTGGATGCCGGTCGTCTACACCGGCGACATCGCCCCCTACCCCGACATGTACCTCACGGATCTGCAGGGCACGACTGAGGCGTTCGCGCAGTCGATGGCCGATGATGTGCGCAAGGACTACCCGCACCTCGAGATCATCGTGCACGTCGATGAGGGCGACCCGGCCGCCGTCATCACGGACGTGGCGGCTTCGGCCCGGCTGGCCGTTGTCGGAACGCACGGGCGTACCGGGTTCGCTCGGTTCTTGCTGGGGTCGGTCAGTACGCAGGTGCTGGATCATCTGACGACCGTGACAGCCGCCGTTCGCTGA
- a CDS encoding sugar transferase produces the protein MRSTGEPRPWHESYRTRLVISDAVVLVWVVYGTQIVWFGTGNAQLSLLRDLRFTAVSYWFASAILVALWLLALSLADTRTPGVVGAGTTEYVRVIDSSLVLFGVIAIVAFLFRVDIARGYLLISLPAGILLLLLVRWLWRQWLVAKRRVGKCASGVILIGSPASVAQVGTELQRRRDTGYLVVGACLPPELSPEPPSGDDPLPDADIPVLGTFDDLARVLAETGADTVLVTSSDALPPEKVKQISWSLEAGRQHLLLAPGIADVAGPRIHTRPVSGLPLVHVETPRFSPGQRFGKRMADLILSLVAVVVISPLLGILALAVKLSSPGPVCVRETRVGYHGRPFRMLAFRTTRYDGADTSPTALGRWMHRHTLDDLPQLFTVIGGTMSLVGPRPPLPSEVETYTDASLRRFLAKPGITGLSQISGRENLAWEDAVRLDLSYVENWTLAGDIAIVVKSAKAALLGRAAR, from the coding sequence GTGCGCTCCACGGGTGAGCCACGACCGTGGCATGAGAGTTACCGCACACGACTGGTGATCAGCGACGCCGTCGTTCTGGTGTGGGTCGTTTACGGTACCCAGATCGTCTGGTTCGGCACCGGGAACGCACAGCTCTCCCTGCTGCGCGACCTGCGCTTCACCGCCGTCTCGTACTGGTTCGCCTCCGCGATCCTCGTCGCGCTGTGGCTGCTCGCACTGAGCCTGGCCGACACCCGCACGCCCGGCGTCGTCGGCGCAGGCACGACCGAGTACGTCCGCGTCATCGACTCGTCCCTGGTCCTGTTCGGCGTCATCGCGATCGTCGCGTTCCTGTTCCGCGTCGACATCGCCCGCGGCTACCTGCTCATCAGCCTTCCCGCCGGCATCCTGTTGCTCCTTCTGGTCAGATGGCTGTGGCGACAGTGGCTCGTCGCCAAACGCCGCGTCGGCAAGTGCGCCTCCGGTGTCATCCTCATCGGCTCGCCCGCATCGGTCGCCCAGGTGGGCACCGAGCTGCAGCGTCGCCGCGACACCGGCTACCTCGTCGTCGGAGCCTGCCTCCCACCCGAGCTCTCACCCGAGCCTCCATCTGGCGATGATCCGCTGCCGGATGCCGATATCCCCGTCCTCGGCACGTTCGACGACCTCGCCCGCGTCCTCGCCGAGACCGGCGCCGACACTGTGCTGGTCACCAGCAGCGACGCCCTCCCGCCGGAGAAGGTCAAGCAGATCTCGTGGAGCCTCGAAGCCGGCCGCCAGCACCTGCTGCTGGCACCGGGCATCGCCGACGTCGCCGGACCCCGCATCCACACCCGCCCGGTCTCGGGCCTGCCCCTCGTCCATGTCGAGACGCCGCGCTTCTCGCCCGGCCAACGCTTCGGCAAGCGCATGGCAGACCTCATCCTGTCGCTCGTCGCCGTTGTCGTGATCAGCCCACTCCTGGGCATCCTGGCCCTCGCCGTGAAGCTCTCGTCGCCCGGCCCGGTCTGCGTCCGCGAGACCCGTGTCGGCTACCACGGCCGCCCGTTCCGGATGCTCGCCTTCCGCACCACCCGCTACGACGGTGCCGACACGTCGCCCACAGCGCTCGGCCGGTGGATGCACCGCCATACCCTCGATGACCTACCGCAACTGTTCACCGTCATCGGCGGGACCATGTCCCTCGTCGGCCCGCGCCCCCCGCTGCCGAGCGAGGTCGAGACCTACACCGACGCCTCACTGCGTCGGTTCCTGGCCAAGCCCGGCATCACGGGCCTCTCCCAGATCAGCGGACGCGAGAACCTCGCGTGGGAGGATGCGGTACGCCTCGATCTCTCCTACGTCGAGAACTGGACCCTCGCCGGTGACATCGCGATCGTCGTCAAGTCCGCCAAGGCCGCTCTGCTCGGCCGCGCCGCCCGGTGA
- a CDS encoding CPBP family intramembrane glutamic endopeptidase — protein MTETPRDSFAGAMREAQRPTGPLVGSIVAIVLFASVMATSILLAIIPGITTLGLTIVSALAFLPVWILLWVWLRFKERRPFPSIGFRTPSRAPLQIARGAAIALGAMALAVAVAVLTGNMEFLQTEDGAYAYWPAIGWVIFALVAFSIQSGAEELISRGYLIQSWMPRAGILGAMIAQSVFFTLAHSLNTGLNIMSVFSLVLVSLLLGFWALSEGALWGVIAFHATWNWAQNSLFGIPVSGIPAENSLYAVVETTDANPLVSGGLFGLEASVTTVVMLAIMTAVTAVFWARGRNNREG, from the coding sequence GTGACCGAAACCCCACGCGACAGTTTCGCCGGCGCGATGCGCGAAGCGCAGCGCCCGACCGGCCCACTCGTCGGCTCGATCGTCGCGATCGTGCTCTTCGCCTCCGTCATGGCGACCAGCATCCTGCTCGCGATCATCCCCGGAATCACAACCCTCGGCCTCACGATCGTGAGCGCCCTCGCGTTCCTGCCGGTCTGGATACTGCTGTGGGTCTGGCTGCGCTTCAAGGAACGGCGCCCCTTCCCGAGCATCGGATTCCGCACCCCCTCTCGTGCCCCGCTGCAGATCGCCCGCGGCGCCGCCATCGCGCTCGGCGCCATGGCGCTCGCCGTCGCGGTCGCCGTCCTGACCGGAAACATGGAGTTCCTCCAGACCGAAGACGGCGCATACGCCTACTGGCCCGCAATCGGGTGGGTGATCTTCGCGCTCGTTGCCTTCTCGATCCAAAGCGGGGCCGAAGAACTCATCTCCCGCGGCTATCTCATCCAGTCCTGGATGCCGCGCGCCGGCATCCTCGGCGCCATGATCGCCCAGAGCGTCTTCTTCACCCTCGCCCACTCCCTCAACACCGGCCTGAACATCATGTCGGTGTTCTCCCTCGTGCTCGTCTCCCTGCTCCTCGGGTTCTGGGCGCTCAGCGAGGGGGCGCTATGGGGAGTCATCGCCTTCCACGCCACCTGGAACTGGGCGCAGAACAGCCTCTTCGGCATCCCGGTCTCGGGCATCCCGGCAGAAAACTCCCTCTACGCGGTTGTCGAGACGACGGATGCCAACCCCCTCGTCTCGGGCGGACTGTTCGGCCTCGAGGCGAGCGTCACCACGGTCGTGATGCTCGCGATCATGACCGCAGTCACCGCCGTGTTCTGGGCGCGCGGTCGTAACAATCGCGAGGGATAG
- a CDS encoding DUF2690 domain-containing protein encodes MSPESSEQAADSIAKLAADLRRLKLDAGGPTLSKLQNETGVSRSVISEALAGKQLPSERTVASLVQALGQDPTPWLARREDLARIERPTPNTDEPGRAMGMSVRTGALIGIASFLGGALATAAAAFAVLPLLTPSPSAAEASQQIVVETGEDPALTACVDDARVATGDTRADNSLLEIVWSDKCQAGWGRITRYDGLYQGNTVTIAIYPQTAPDGPDRQEATEHDVQGAYTTLVVRPSRDTLLCAEGSFTVDGKRIDLGDPLCI; translated from the coding sequence ATGTCGCCGGAGTCCAGCGAGCAAGCCGCAGACTCGATAGCGAAGCTCGCAGCAGATCTACGCCGGCTCAAGCTTGACGCCGGAGGACCGACTCTCTCCAAGCTCCAGAACGAGACCGGTGTATCGCGCTCGGTCATCTCCGAAGCGCTCGCCGGCAAACAGCTCCCGTCCGAACGAACGGTCGCGTCGCTCGTTCAGGCACTCGGTCAAGATCCGACCCCGTGGCTCGCCCGGCGCGAGGACCTGGCTCGCATCGAGCGGCCCACGCCGAACACCGATGAACCTGGTCGCGCGATGGGTATGTCCGTGCGCACCGGTGCCCTCATCGGAATCGCGTCCTTCCTCGGGGGAGCCCTCGCGACGGCCGCGGCCGCGTTCGCCGTGCTTCCTCTGCTCACTCCCTCACCATCGGCTGCCGAAGCCAGCCAGCAGATCGTCGTCGAGACCGGCGAGGACCCCGCACTGACCGCCTGTGTCGACGATGCGCGCGTCGCCACCGGGGACACGCGCGCGGACAACTCCCTCCTTGAGATCGTCTGGTCGGACAAGTGCCAAGCAGGGTGGGGGCGCATAACCCGCTACGACGGCCTCTACCAGGGGAACACCGTGACGATCGCGATCTACCCGCAGACCGCGCCGGACGGACCGGATCGACAGGAGGCGACTGAGCACGACGTTCAGGGCGCCTACACGACGCTCGTGGTCAGACCGTCCCGAGACACGCTGCTGTGCGCGGAAGGCAGCTTCACCGTCGACGGGAAGCGTATCGATCTCGGCGATCCGCTCTGCATCTGA
- a CDS encoding endonuclease/exonuclease/phosphatase family protein, with the protein MKVISYNLRKHRAATELRELVERHGADLLCLQEADTTDIPDDIGGLVLADSTQRNRLGLAVYYRANTYRAVDVRAIALKKSLHDRVLKPAEERMLGVRLHDIDAGSDIVIASFHAAPLTALNSLRRHQIRTALTELDLLGEGLPKLMVGDYNYPVFKERLGQHVRDQGYELNLSDSRTYTRYRFFRGHYDFATSVGFTIDTVRTLPQGLSDHLPILVTAQPTPGSGAAPADAASGVA; encoded by the coding sequence ATGAAGGTCATCTCGTACAACCTGCGCAAGCACCGCGCGGCCACCGAGCTGCGAGAGCTCGTCGAGCGCCACGGTGCGGATCTGCTGTGTCTGCAGGAAGCCGACACGACCGACATCCCCGATGACATCGGTGGGCTCGTGCTCGCCGATTCGACCCAGCGCAATCGCCTGGGCCTTGCCGTCTATTACCGCGCGAACACGTATCGCGCCGTCGATGTGCGAGCGATCGCGCTGAAGAAGTCGCTGCACGATCGAGTCCTCAAGCCCGCCGAAGAACGGATGCTGGGGGTTCGTCTGCACGATATCGATGCCGGCAGCGACATCGTCATCGCGTCCTTCCATGCGGCGCCGTTGACGGCCCTGAACTCGTTGCGTCGGCATCAGATCCGTACGGCTCTGACCGAGCTCGACCTGTTGGGCGAGGGCCTGCCGAAGCTCATGGTCGGTGACTACAACTACCCCGTCTTCAAGGAGCGACTCGGGCAGCACGTCCGCGACCAGGGGTACGAGCTGAACCTGAGTGACTCACGGACCTACACGCGGTACCGATTCTTCCGCGGGCACTACGACTTCGCGACGTCCGTCGGTTTCACGATCGATACGGTGCGCACCCTTCCGCAGGGACTCAGCGACCACCTGCCGATCCTCGTGACGGCACAGCCGACGCCTGGTTCGGGGGCGGCGCCCGCGGATGCCGCGAGCGGCGTGGCGTGA